Proteins encoded within one genomic window of Candidatus Binatia bacterium:
- the hsdS-1 gene encoding type I restriction system specificity protein, translating into MTGEWVEKAIGDIADVIGGSTPSTRDPANFDGDVPWLTPKDLAGPHPRYVSRGERNLSRKGLERCSAQLLPPNSVLLSSRAPIGYVAIAANPIATNQGFRSLVVKPDYDHEFVYYWLLANVEELERHATGSTFKEIPGSALKQIRIRLPRDRAEQRAIAHILGTLDDKIELNRRMSETLEQMARALFKSWLVDFDPVRAKMEGRWRRGQSLPGLPARLYDLFPDRLATSELGEIPEGWEVGNLSDLCSTQYGYTASAVAEHVGPKFLRVTDINKQNWINWADVPHCHIDPDAKQAYALKVGDIVVARMADPGKSAIIEEEVDAVFASYLVRLKTRSLAHSYYVYGFLKSDLYAEYAEGAKSGSVQANMNAKVIVAASLVVPPTTVMDQFLRAILPLRQRLVSNVRESRTLAALRDALLPRLISGELRVKDAERFLERMRV; encoded by the coding sequence ATGACGGGTGAGTGGGTCGAGAAAGCGATCGGCGATATTGCCGATGTCATCGGTGGTAGTACACCATCGACACGAGACCCCGCGAACTTTGACGGAGATGTTCCGTGGCTCACGCCAAAAGACCTCGCAGGCCCACATCCGCGTTACGTTAGTCGTGGCGAACGTAATCTGTCCCGCAAGGGATTAGAGAGGTGCTCCGCACAGCTGCTTCCCCCGAACAGCGTGTTGTTATCCAGTCGGGCACCGATCGGCTACGTCGCGATCGCTGCAAATCCAATCGCGACCAACCAGGGCTTCCGCAGCCTCGTGGTGAAGCCCGACTACGACCACGAGTTCGTTTATTACTGGTTACTCGCGAACGTCGAGGAGCTTGAGCGCCACGCGACGGGCTCAACCTTCAAGGAAATTCCAGGATCGGCCCTCAAGCAAATCCGCATCCGACTTCCTCGCGACCGAGCGGAACAGCGCGCCATCGCCCACATCCTCGGCACGCTGGACGACAAGATCGAGCTGAACCGGCGGATGAGCGAGACGCTGGAGCAGATGGCGCGGGCGCTCTTCAAGTCGTGGTTGGTAGACTTCGACCCCGTCCGCGCCAAGATGGAGGGCCGCTGGCGGCGTGGCCAGTCCCTCCCCGGCCTGCCCGCCCGCCTCTATGACCTCTTCCCCGACCGCCTCGCCACCTCCGAACTCGGCGAGATCCCGGAGGGGTGGGAGGTGGGAAATCTGTCCGATCTTTGCTCCACGCAGTACGGCTATACCGCGAGCGCGGTTGCTGAACACGTTGGCCCGAAGTTTCTGCGGGTCACAGACATCAACAAGCAGAACTGGATTAACTGGGCCGACGTGCCCCACTGCCATATCGATCCAGATGCGAAGCAAGCGTACGCCCTCAAGGTAGGGGATATAGTCGTTGCTCGAATGGCCGACCCAGGCAAATCTGCCATCATCGAGGAAGAGGTCGATGCGGTGTTCGCCTCCTACCTCGTACGGCTCAAGACGAGGTCGCTTGCTCACAGCTACTATGTCTACGGCTTCCTCAAGTCAGACCTATACGCGGAGTATGCGGAGGGGGCCAAGAGCGGATCAGTTCAGGCCAACATGAATGCAAAGGTTATCGTGGCCGCGAGTCTCGTCGTCCCCCCGACAACGGTGATGGATCAGTTCCTGAGAGCGATACTGCCGCTTCGGCAGCGCCTCGTATCCAATGTACGCGAATCCCGCACTCTCGCCGCCCTGCGCGATGCGCTTCTGCCCAGGCTCATCTCCGGCGAGCTGCGGGTGAAGGACGCGGAACGGTTCTTGGAGAGGATGCGCGTATGA
- a CDS encoding DNA methyltransferase — protein sequence MPRQKAPKKGRKGTNTATVGYEAELWKMADALRGSMDAAEYKHVVLGLIFLKYISDAFEEQHAKLEAERAQGADPEDPDEYRAANVFWVPKEARWSYIQASAPQPAIGEIVDRAMEAVERDNPSLKGVLPKDYARPALDKQRLGQLVNLVSNIRVGDEHARSKDVLGRIYEYFLAQFASAEGRKGGEFYTPTCIVRLLVEMLEPYKGRVYDPCCGSGGMFVQSEKFIEAHGGRLGDISIYGQESNYTTWRLCKMNLAIRGIEGQIAHGDSFHNDRHPDLKADYILANPPFNVSDWGGERLREDKRWKFGVPPVGNANFAWVQHITHHLAPIGTAGFVLANGSMSSNQSGEGEIRKNIVEADLVDCMIALPGQLFYSTQIPACLWFLARSKKNGRFRDRRGQVLFIDARKMGRMVDRTHRELTEEDIEKIAGTYHAWRGEKDAGEYRDVPGFCKSASLEEIRKHGHVLTPGRYVGAEAPEDDGEPFEEKMARLVAQLREQQAEAARLDAAIAANLKELGYGV from the coding sequence ATGCCGAGGCAGAAGGCTCCGAAGAAGGGACGAAAGGGAACGAACACGGCGACCGTCGGCTACGAGGCCGAGCTCTGGAAAATGGCCGACGCGCTGCGCGGCAGCATGGACGCGGCCGAGTACAAGCACGTGGTCCTGGGGCTCATCTTCCTCAAGTACATCTCGGACGCCTTCGAGGAGCAGCACGCAAAGCTCGAGGCCGAGCGCGCCCAGGGTGCCGACCCCGAGGACCCCGACGAGTACCGGGCGGCCAACGTCTTCTGGGTGCCGAAAGAAGCCCGCTGGTCGTACATCCAGGCGAGCGCGCCGCAGCCCGCGATCGGCGAGATCGTCGACCGGGCCATGGAAGCCGTCGAGCGCGACAACCCCTCGCTCAAGGGTGTCCTTCCCAAGGACTACGCGCGGCCGGCGCTGGACAAGCAGCGCCTCGGCCAGCTCGTGAACCTCGTGAGCAACATCCGGGTGGGCGACGAGCACGCCCGCTCGAAGGACGTTCTCGGGCGCATCTACGAATACTTCCTCGCGCAGTTCGCGAGCGCCGAGGGCCGAAAGGGCGGGGAGTTCTACACGCCCACCTGTATCGTCCGTCTGCTCGTCGAGATGCTCGAGCCCTACAAGGGCCGCGTCTACGACCCCTGCTGCGGTTCGGGCGGCATGTTCGTGCAGTCCGAGAAATTCATCGAGGCGCACGGCGGACGGCTCGGCGATATCTCGATCTACGGCCAGGAGTCGAACTACACGACCTGGCGTCTTTGCAAGATGAACCTCGCCATCCGCGGCATCGAGGGCCAGATCGCCCACGGCGATAGCTTTCACAACGATCGGCACCCGGACCTCAAGGCCGACTACATCCTCGCCAATCCCCCCTTCAACGTGAGCGACTGGGGCGGGGAGCGCCTGCGCGAGGACAAGCGCTGGAAGTTCGGTGTTCCGCCCGTCGGCAACGCGAACTTCGCGTGGGTGCAGCACATCACCCACCACCTCGCGCCCATCGGCACCGCGGGCTTCGTGCTCGCGAACGGCTCGATGTCTTCCAACCAGTCCGGCGAGGGCGAGATCCGGAAAAACATCGTCGAAGCGGATCTCGTGGACTGCATGATCGCGCTGCCGGGCCAGCTCTTCTACTCGACCCAGATTCCGGCCTGCCTCTGGTTTCTTGCGCGCAGCAAGAAAAACGGTCGCTTCCGCGATCGGCGCGGCCAGGTCCTCTTCATCGACGCGCGCAAGATGGGCCGCATGGTGGACCGAACCCACCGGGAGCTCACGGAAGAGGACATCGAGAAGATCGCCGGAACCTACCACGCCTGGAGGGGCGAGAAGGACGCGGGCGAGTACCGGGACGTCCCGGGCTTCTGCAAGAGCGCGAGCCTCGAGGAGATCCGCAAACACGGCCATGTGCTCACCCCGGGCCGCTACGTCGGCGCCGAGGCGCCGGAAGACGACGGCGAACCGTTCGAGGAGAAGATGGCGCGGTTGGTGGCGCAACTGCGCGAGCAGCAGGCCGAGGCGGCGCGACTCGATGCCGCCATCGCCGCCAACCTGAAGGAGCTGGGATATGGAGTGTAG
- a CDS encoding death-on-curing protein encodes MIVWLEKSLVLAIHARQLAEHGGRAGVRDEALLESALARPRHRHARGEPAPDVADLAASLAYALAQNHPFVDGNKRTAAVACETFLELNGVTLDASDAELFPLYVALAEGKLAEKDFAAWLRRRLRPAPQGEVHEPPARYRGRQAATQTRRVPRRRAG; translated from the coding sequence GTGATCGTCTGGCTGGAGAAGAGCCTCGTGCTCGCCATACATGCTCGACAGCTCGCCGAGCACGGAGGCAGAGCCGGCGTGCGGGACGAGGCACTGCTCGAGTCCGCGCTTGCCCGCCCTCGACACCGCCACGCTCGGGGCGAGCCCGCGCCCGATGTCGCGGATCTTGCGGCAAGTCTCGCCTACGCTCTGGCACAGAATCATCCCTTCGTAGACGGAAACAAGCGCACGGCCGCCGTCGCGTGCGAAACGTTTCTCGAGCTCAACGGTGTCACGCTCGACGCGAGCGATGCCGAGCTCTTCCCTCTCTATGTCGCCTTGGCCGAAGGGAAGCTCGCGGAGAAAGACTTTGCTGCCTGGCTACGCAGGCGCCTCCGTCCGGCACCGCAGGGCGAAGTCCACGAACCGCCCGCACGGTACCGAGGTAGGCAAGCGGCCACCCAGACGCGTCGCGTTCCACGGCGGCGGGCAGGCTGA